The Streptomyces sp. NBC_00691 genome has a segment encoding these proteins:
- a CDS encoding DinB family protein: MKIPDRRIELFSGAESGHRFGGPATGDEKTMLVAMLDAQRATLKLKCSGLTAELAVRSVPPSSLSLLGLVRHLADVERRWFRSVLAGHDVELRFSSVEAPEGDFDGSDPEPGTVAESWAAWEAEVAFAEAFVAEAPRLDAEGYDAWRGTVSLRWVLIHMIEEYARHNGHADLIRERIDGAVGV, from the coding sequence ATGAAGATTCCCGACCGACGGATCGAACTGTTCAGCGGCGCCGAGAGCGGGCACCGTTTCGGCGGGCCTGCGACGGGCGACGAGAAGACCATGCTCGTGGCCATGCTGGACGCCCAGCGAGCCACGCTGAAACTGAAGTGCTCCGGGCTGACGGCGGAGTTGGCCGTGCGCTCGGTGCCGCCTTCCTCACTGTCCCTGCTCGGCCTCGTGCGGCACCTCGCCGACGTGGAGCGCCGCTGGTTCCGGTCCGTGCTCGCCGGGCACGACGTCGAACTGCGTTTCTCCTCCGTCGAAGCCCCCGAGGGCGACTTCGACGGCTCCGACCCCGAGCCCGGGACCGTCGCGGAGTCCTGGGCGGCCTGGGAGGCCGAAGTCGCCTTCGCGGAGGCCTTCGTGGCCGAGGCTCCGCGCCTCGACGCCGAGGGGTACGACGCGTGGCGGGGGACGGTCTCCCTGCGCTGGGTGCTCATCCACATGATCGAGGAGTACGCCCGTCACAACGGTCACGCCGACCTGATCCGCGAACGGATCGACGGAGCGGTCGGGGTGTGA